The Plectropomus leopardus isolate mb unplaced genomic scaffold, YSFRI_Pleo_2.0 unplaced_scaffold23405, whole genome shotgun sequence region GGACATCTGGACATCATTTCCACATGTGATTGTGGAATGCCTCACTCCAACACCAATATGCTGGGAATATTGGTATATAATGAGACAACTGGCCCCTGTTGTAGCAgctttgtgtctcttcacagtcattttgtgtcttttttagtcatttagtGTATCCTtctagtctttttttctctctttttggtagttttgcagctttttgtggttatttgtgtctctttgagtaactctcttgtctttttttggtcgttctttgtttttggttgttttgccccatTATAGTagttattttgagtctctttgagggaattttgtatcatttttggtagttttgtgtctgtttttaggTATTTTGCCTCCATACAGGTATaggtaggaggaaaaaaatacatatttttgattttggggtgagctgtccctttaagattGAGGTAGAGCCCTCATGGTGAGATAAAACACAGggaaactctttttttattgatttttgtgtgCTTACTACTAAGACAGCTTGTTgtattattttagctttttatatAACATTAAGTGAGGTGTGCAGATATAAACGGGTCCTCACCTTCTCGTGACAAAGCCTCCAGGATGCTGCGGCAGGCGGTGGCCAGGTCAGCGATGGACTGCCACTCCTCCTCAGTCGAATCTGTCGTCTCTGAGAGAACTGAGAGGAAGAGGTCCAGATTCATCTCGGTTTTTTTATGGAACGAtacagcagagcagagggacTGCAGACTTTTGAGCATACAGTGACAAAGAGTCACCACTGGGGGATGCTGCTGTGTTAACGCTGGACAGATTCAGGAGGTAAATATAGAGGGGCAATGATGTCTTTAATGATGCCTGCGGGTTTCACTGAATTATGTTTCTGACTTCAAGATGCTTTTGACAACATGTCATTTAAGGCagcatatttaaataaagtagatAACAGGTATGTGTGTCAGATAATGGctgaaaataatctgaataCAAAAATTTTGATTGCATACAAATTcagtgaaaactttaaaaagatacaaattttttaaaaaggacattCTTATGCTACAATCGCTCATTTTTAAGATCTTTTGGGCCTTTAATGTGACCTTTTAGTTTCAAAGTTGTGCTGTCCTTTGAAAGACTTTCTGTGAAAGAACGTGATGTAAAACAATCAGAGGCTTTAGAGACCGCCCccgcaaaaaaataaatcagaagaaTCAGATGAGAGGATGAGCAAGTGTGCTCTTATGGCAGCTAAACGATGAGTCTCATAGTCTCAGCGGAGGCAGAGCAGATGGTGGAAGAGGGGCTCCTTGATTTGGGGGCTGCCTAAAAACTCCACCCCTCCCACTACCCATCTGTCCCCCTTTTATCCCAGCCCTGGCAGGGGGTGGCAGCAGAGCAGGGGTGATATTAGATTAGCGGGATAGGGGGCAGCGTGGATGAAAGAGGAGGGACAAAGGGGATGCAGTggggagcagagggaggatAATGAAGAGAGGGGTTTAAGGCagaaaaaatctggaaaaaaggACACGAATCAGGCCGAGATGATTTGCAAACATGTGTAATTGTTCCATTTTTGGCATCACTTGAGCAGTCGTGTCAGCTGTTGTGTCTGAGAGCTTTGTTTTGAGTCCATGATCAGGGTCACAACACCTCTTTGTGCTCTTTGTGTCCGAATTAATATACatgcatttaatttcttatttaacATGCTGCCATACTTTTGTTTAAGAGATTATAAATATattctaattatatatatttaattgttaaaaagAAACAGGAGTACTTACTCTTGGTGATGGAGTTATGGAGACTCAGTGCTCGAGAATTTCTTTCAGCTCGGTCTAATCTGGAAGACGAGTCACTCACCGAAGCTTTGTCATCGCCAAATTCGGCGCCCGTGAACTGAAGACggaagagatggagacagaggggAAACGACAGTGTCAGAAAAGGGACAGAGCGCTGCGAGAGAAACCACTCAGATGTCCTTTCGTCTCTGCCTGTCACCTGTTCGTCCTCAAGGGGAACCTTGGGTTTGACAGCCAGGATCAGATCAGGTGTGGCGTCTCTCAGCTCGCCGACATTCTCATAGATGTGGCGGTCCCCCTTCAGCCCCACGTTGTCGTAAACGTGCCTGTTcaccagagagggagagagatgtgGTGTTGGTCGTGGTTGtttggggttaaaaaaaaaaaaacgcaaagcAAATCTGCTGTTGATACTgtgtgataattttttttttatccaatcCGGAGGTCAAAACAGAAACTGGAGCACTTAGACAAGTAATCTCCAGCACGGCTTAGATTTAGGCCTGATTGATGTTTGCTTTCCTGCACTCACAAAATCATCtatcaaaaatatcatatcTGATGCGGTTTCGGTCAAATGATTCAGTTCTGCTTTGCGAGACAATCAAGAGCAGTCAAATTCATTTTGGTGAGCAGCAGAGTTTAATGTCATCCTCATGAATATTTCCTTTATGCACTATTTCCTCTCTGAGCTGTCGAGGCTTTTTGGAGTTGTCGGGGGGGAAACCAATGGTGTGCTTAAAATTATTTGTCAGACAGATACAAACATGTGCTGCTTTTGCACATGCTCAAACAAACATCCGTGTGACTGATACagaagaaaatcacaaaataatgcagACCATAATATAAGTAGATTGTTTAATGGACAAAAATGTGCTAGACTAATGCCAgtgcagttaacattttgagttgcacaaaaatcctgttttaatgtatCTGTACATCTTGGGGGATTTGTTGTTCTGTTCTTCAAATGGACTAGTTGTCCTTTCCTTGTTTAatccttcaaaataaactgcTCAAAACTGGTAGACACGAGCACTGGAGATAGCACCAAGGTTCCAAAAATCCTTAATGAAACTGGTTTGAGAACCATAGCTAATTCAGTGgataaagaagagaaaagaaaaaacttaaaatccaatgtgttttttaactttttactgcTGAAGATTTAAAGATCTACTGAGCAACCATCCACATAGTTACACAgcgggatttaaaaaaaaaaagagaaagcattaaaattgaaaaagggACATCTAAGTGAATTTTCTCATGTAAAACTTTTGCATTAAGTTAACACCGTTCAGTGAAGCAGAGTGACACACGGCTTGGTGTCCTTTTGCCGCGCTCTGTCCTTTGCAGGGAAAGTGACGCACTGACTCTGAGATTAAATTGTGATGAGTCAGCTTGAGTTTGAGGATATTTTCAGCCGTGTCTGATGATGTAAGAACCCATTTACCTGATGGTCTCCCAGCATTTCTTCTATATTATCTATCGCTCTATAATGCCACCATGTCACTCAGGCTATAGCAATCTGAATGATCAGTGACATGGACTTTAGTAACACTTACCCATCGCACGTGTCCCTGTAGGACGGCTGTCTCTCCAAGGAGCAGCTGCGTGTGAGCTGCGAGCCGCTGCCGTCCTGGCTCTGATTGGCCGGCTGGTCCTGCAGAGAAGTGGCTCGTAACAAAGGTAAGCTGGGCGGTGTGAGGAGCGAGTCGTGACTTCTCTCACTTTGCCCTTTATCACTCGACTGCCCTTCGCCCTCTTCGGCCTCCACCTGCACCTCTGTTATGTCCGCTTCATTAACCCCAACCGCCTCGTCCTCCTCAgcctgctcttcttcttcttccctctcGTCCAGCACCCAGGCCTCTCCAGACTGATCCTCGCCGGGCTTACACTCCACATCCTTGATGGCTTTCTGGTACAGCTCGGAGAAACTTCTGCAgaacaagaaacaacaacatACTGAGTAAGAAGAAAGCAATCACGCTTCTTGTCGCACTGCTGAGTCATAAATTCATCTAGAAgccaaaaacaaagataagatgaaaaaaagtgctatatTTGTCTATAACACTCCTTTGAAATCAAGAATTATGACATCTTTGTGGCAATTTGCGCTTTGTTGTCACAGAAAAAAGCATTTCAGgactgaaatataaataaactaggTGGGATTCTCTGAGGATGCTTCTGCTgc contains the following coding sequences:
- the LOC121966182 gene encoding signal-induced proliferation-associated protein 1-like; protein product: LVTRGCEALEVTPLRDGVGQPGFLMNEEGFVTELQRFCYAESGGLQLWARVVRLCGHSLVHLSPEERTRLLRTAHKIHITVIPPDENGKPRRSFSELYQKAIKDVECKPGEDQSGEAWVLDEREEEEEQAEEDEAVGVNEADITEVQVEAEEGEGQSSDKGQSERSHDSLLTPPSLPLLRATSLQDQPANQSQDGSGSQLTRSCSLERQPSYRDTCDGHVYDNVGLKGDRHIYENVGELRDATPDLILAVKPKVPLEDEQFTGAEFGDDKASVSDSSSRLDRAERNSRALSLHNSITKILSETTDSTEEEWQSIADLATACRSILEALSRE